From a region of the Xyrauchen texanus isolate HMW12.3.18 chromosome 39, RBS_HiC_50CHRs, whole genome shotgun sequence genome:
- the LOC127632779 gene encoding coiled-coil domain-containing protein 120-like — translation MEVKGHLITAMGLGAPDVPGCQDSKLQTEQISELQERKLSLQSLLNSRLGELRQVCLQEAEFTGKLPRDFPLEAGERPPYVQRRAGLAPHVTSKEEDDPGQRRQMKALFSGALRRSIDSDKNILHSKRTVHRGCHTEETVKSECSSMSDSTSHDNEDSTPSVAPEHRSLSHPRLAPGSPDSRLCRKLSPVEIYYEMRTRRNSASSSVRPENSGGFTLKQWCGSPDVPQFVPLVPLEGSSSERRSCPYSSRARRSNSSEALLDRSSLPEPGPPCNGMPHRAGPYKSSESLTDGKLRQIYQGSPERQMMGFKEQGRMRSSLGGQSSGMGYNEILMDYIWGKQQKRPVQNQSTGRIWPDFSTPPSGTPPHYNGFSHSQLHLSAAPPSYSPMLLRGQEAEHRRVKVTRTKSCGPFIPLQQHPQDSVLFSAYDPLLTSSGSTTSSIPNLLPHHTELSAGAAFGRRPLQFSLPTPEDSTRSLHKALALEGLRDWYLRNALGYSTTAKGHDGLGMRHSHTHHLVHQPQSIPADPLYSHRQIPQSASFHGHPLHARSVELSLYPEPFPSEGSTQKESGSEPPSPGTLV, via the exons ATGGAGGTCAAAGGTCACCTGATCACTGCCATGGGCTTAGGGGCTCCAG ATGTCCCGGGCTGTCAGGACAGCAAGTTGCAAACCGAGCAAATCTCAGAGCTGCAGGAACGAAAACTGAGTCTGCAGAGCCTTTTAAACAGTCGTCTCGGAGAGCTTCGACAAGTGTGTCTTCAGGAGGCG GAGTTCACAGGAAAGCTTCCACGTGATTTTCCTTTAGAAGCAGGGGAAAGACCTCCATATGTTCAACGCCGTGCTGGCCTGGCCCCTCATGTTACTTCAAAAGAAGAG gATGATCCAGGTCAGCGAAGGCAGATGAAGGCTCTCTTCAGTGGCGCTTTGCGCCGGAGCATAGATTCTGATAAAAACATATTGCACAGTAAGAGGACTGTTCATCGGGGATGCCACACAG AGGAAACTGTGAAGTCAGAATGCAGTTCGATGTCAGACTCAACATCTCACGACAATG AGGATTCAACGCCCAGTGTGGCACCTGAGCATCGCTCCTTGTCTCACCCCAGGCTGGCTCCAGGCAGTCCTGACAGCAGGCTGTGTAGAAAGCTGTCCCCTGTGGAGATCTACTACGAAATGAGGACTCGCCGCAACTCTGCCTCAAGCTCTGTGAG ACCTGAGAATTCTGGTGGTTTTACACTAAAGCAGTGGTGTGGCAGTCCAGATGTCCCTCAGTTTGTACCACTCGTCCCTTTGGAGGGCTCCTCCTCTGAACGTCGCAGCTGCCCCTACAGCTCCCGTGCTCGCCGTAGCAAcagctcagaggcactgcttgaCCGCTCGAGTCTCCCCGAGCCTGGACCTCCCTGCAACGGTATGCCACATCGAGCTGGACCGTACAAAAGCTCGGAGTCCCTCACAGATGGGAAGCTCCGTCAGATCTATCAAGGCAGCCCAGAGAGACAGATGATGGGATTTAAAGAACAGGGTCGAATGCGCTCCTCTCTTGGTGGCCAAAGCAGTGGCATGGGTTACAATGAAATTTTGATGGACTACATTTGGGGCAAACAGCAAAAGAGGCCAGTGCAGAACCAGTCAACAGGACGAATCTGGCCGGATTTCTCCACTCCTCCATCAGGCACTCCTCCACACTACAATGGTTTCTCACACTCGCAGTTGCATCTGTCTGCTGCCCCACCTTCCTATAGCCCCATGCTGTTGCGGGGCCAAGAGGCCGAACACCGTCGGGTCAAAGTGACCCGAACGAAATCCTGTGGCCCCTTCATCCCTTTGCAGCAGCACCCACAGGATTCTGTGTTGTTCTCGGCTTATGATCCTTTGCTCACCTCCTCTGGGTCCACCACCTCTTCAATTCCCAACCTGCTTCCCCATCATACAGAGCTGTCTGCTGGTGCAGCTTTCGGGCGCAGACCTCTACAATTTTCTCTGCCTACCCCTGAGGATTCTACGCGGAGTCTGCACAAGGCCCTGGCTCTGGAGGGACTCCGTGACTGGTATCTGAGGAACGCCTTGGGCTATTCCACTACGGCGAAAGGTCATGATGGACTTGGTATGCGCCATTCGCATACTCACCACCTGGTGCACCAGCCTCAGTCCATTCCAGCTGACCCACTGTATTCACACCGTCAAATACCTCAGTCAGCTTCGTTCCATGGGCATCCTTTGCATGCCAG